TTCCTGAAGAATACTTCACCTTCAAGTCCCTGCTACCGTAACCGGTGACCTGACAGGGACATTGATTTCAACTGTAAAGTCATATACTCCCTGAACCTCCATCCGGGAGAGGTCAATTTCAAGTGTAAACCATGGAGTTCATGGTACACCCTGGATGGGAGAGGTCAATTTCAAGTGTAAAAGTGTTCATTCATGGCAGCTTCTTGAGTTAGAGAGGTCAATTTCAAGTGTAACTCCGTATTAATTTCCCATTTTAAATGCATAAAAACACGTTGGGATCAGGGGTGGGCCCTGACACCTCAGGTATGGATGCTTCAGGACTTCACAAAACTTACACTGGATACACTTGAAATTAACGTATTTTATTTACAAAAATTATTACATTAATACTTACACTTGAAATGGATGTCTCTCTCGAAGCCCTAAAGAACAAAATTCTATTACACTTGAAATGGATGTCTCCCTCCACCCCTTCACTAATGGAATTTCAGTACACTTGAAACTGATGCCCCACCGACAATAGGTAGGGACAGAATGAAATTTTACACTTGAAATGGACCACCCTTTCATCGATGGCAGGACCCGAACGTATCATTTACACTTGAAAAACATGTCTCACAGACCATCCATCATACTGCTGACACACATAAATAATAAAAACTTTTATCTAATAGATTCAATAAGAAAATTTACACTTGAAACCTATCACCTGACCCCAGAGAATACTGTGGTGGGAAGGGCACTGCAACCTATAGGACTTCCCAGATGAACATGATCAGCTGTTCATGCTGGGGTTAACCTGAAGGTGGCTACAGCAGTTTTCTTGCAAATAAATATCATTAGAAGGGATACTATGAATATTTTTGATGAAATTGGGGACAAAGAATCTGTTTTTAAGGATAAAAAGTTTCTGGATCACAGGTTCCTACCTGATAGACTACCTCATAGGGAGGAACAGATAAGGTCCATAGCAAAGTACTGGGTCGAGGCCCTCAATGGAGTAACACCACCCGACGTAACAATATACGGTAAGACCGGGACAGGGAAAACTGCGGTGGCTAAATTTGCCATGAAACAGCTCAAGGAGGCCTCAAGGGACTGTGATGTTAATATAAGGACAGAGTACATAAGGTGCACAGATTACACAACAGAGTATCAGGTTATAGCCAGGCTGTGCCAGCAACTCGGTCGTGATGTCCCCTACCGTGGCTGGACAAAGGCTGAAATTGTTAACACCTTCAGGAACATGTTCAAGAAAAACGCCTTTGGCCAGGACATGATACTCATGGTTGTACTTGACGAGATTGACATACTCCTCAGAAACGATGGCGACGGCCTTCTATACACGCTGACCAGGACTGATAATGTCTCGATACTGTCAATAAGTAACTATGTTGAATTCAAGAAATTCATAAAGCCAAGGGTCAGGAGCAGTCTAAGGGACAGGGAAATAGTATTCCCACCATACGGAGCCCAGCAACTTGTCGATATCCTTGAAGAAAGATCCAAACTATCCTTCAAGGAAGGAGCCCTTGATGATGATGTTATTCCACTCTGCGCTGCCCTGGCTGCGAAGGAGGAGGGTGATGCAAGGTACGCCCTTGACCTTCTCAGAACAGCTGGAGAAATTGCAGATGAAAGGGAATCCGAAATCGTCCAGGGAGACTTTGTAAGGGAGGCCAAGGATTACATAGAGCACAACAAGATCACGGACATAGTACTCACACTTCCAAGCCAGCAGCAGAGGGTCCTTGAAGCAATACTGTACCTGACAAAGAGGAAGGAAGAGATAACTTCAGGAAGACTCTACGAGGTCTACAAGGACATATCGAAGGGGGATTCCGTTTCATACAGGAGAATATTCGACTTCATAAATGAGCTTGAAATGCTGGGCCTCATATCAACAAACACGGTGTCAAGGGGTAGAGGAAAGGGCAGGACAAATATAATAAATCTTCAGTGCGACACGTCTCTTCTTGAGGATTCTCTCTGGGGTGTGTGATGGAAAGATAAGGATTGCAGAGAGGGGTAACGCATTCATTCAGTTCTTTATCAGCATCTTCAGGAGGGCCATCCTGACTGGAACACCATAAAAAGCCTGCCTGAAGTACATGGCCTGGGGAAGCGAATCAACATCAGGTGATATCTCATCAACCCTTGGCAGCGGATGCATCACGATGAGGTCCCTCTCCTCAACCATTGGCTTGTCTATACGGTAGGCGCCCCTTATTCTTGAATACTCCTCAGGGTCAGGGAAACGTTCCCTCTGTATCCTTGTAACGTACAGGACATCAACGTCATCTATAACATCCTCAAGTTTTTCAGTTTCATTAACCTCAAGCCCTCCCCCCTGAAGGTCATGTATGATGTCATCGGGCATCCTTAACTCGGGGGGTGATACAAAACTCATTGCAGCACCAAAGGCTGCAAGGGCATAGGCAAGGGAGTGGACAGTCCTTCCATACTTGAGGTCACCCACAAGGGCCACCCTCAGGTCGCTTATGCTTCCGAAGAACCTGTTCATGGTGTAAAGGTCCAGGAGGGTCTGGGTTGGATGCTGACCGGAACCATCCCCTGCATTTATAACCGGGACATCAACGGTGTCATAAACATAGCGGGCAGCCCCCTCAAGGTTATGTCTTATTACAATGGCGTCCGAGTAACCTGCAAGCATCCTGGCGGTGTCGGCAAGACTCTCACCCTTAGCTGCAGATATGGCCCCTGTATCTGCAAAACCAACAACATCACCACCAAGCCGTTTCATGGCAGTTTCAAATGACAGCCTTGTCCTTGTTGAAGGCTCATAGAACATCATCCCAAGCATTTTCCCTGAGAGAATATCTGATGATTCCATTCCAGCCGCGATTGGTTCCATCTTCTCTGCTTCTCTGAGGATGACCTCAATGTCCTTTCTGCTGAAATCCTTTATTGAAATCACATTTTCAAACATTCACAGTCCCCTCCTAGATCATCTTTCTCATAAAGGTGAGGTAACCTGTATGTCCAACCATCCTTGTCCTTGGCCTTGTCCCCTGTTTCCTAACTTCAATTTCACGTTCAATTGTTTCAAAGGTCCTTATATCACCAAAACCCGCCTTTGAACCGATTCTATGGATAAGTTTCACCTGTTCAATGTAGGGGTTGTAGAAAACCGCCCACCCACCCCTGAGGAGGGATTCATGGACATCCTCCATTATCTCCCATGGCTTTGGAAGGTCCAGGAAGACAAGGTCAAGGTCCTCCTCATCCATACCATCCTTTATGTCCCTGTTTTTCAGCTCTATGTTCCTGAAGCCAAAGTTCCTGATGTTCCTCTCCGCGACCTCCGCAAAGTCCTCGCGGACCTCATAGGTTGTAACATGCCCTGATTCCCCCACAAGATTTGCGAGGTACATTGCAACTGTACCCGCCCCGGTACCCGCATCCAGGGCCCTTGAACCCTTTGGGAGTCCGGTGTAAGCGGATATGAGTCCAAGGTCCTTTGGCAGGAGTATTGAACACTTCCTTTCCATGAGTTCAAAGTAATCTGAGAGGTTTGGTTTGAGTACAAGGACCTTCCTTCCAAGGTGTGTTTCAATCACCTGACCCGGCTGGCTCTCCTCTATAACCTCTGGGCTGATTATTCCAACGTCAGACTCAAAACCGGAGCCCGGCTTTATAAGATATCTTTTACCCCTTTCATCCATCAGTAAATGCAATAAATCACCTTTCCTTATCCTTTTAATCATCCCTGAATTCTGATTCCAGCACTTCCCTTATCTCAGAGGCCCTCTTTTTACCTATACCTTCGACCTTTCTTAATTCCTTTTCTGATGCATTCATGACCCCCATGACTGATCCGAACCTTCTAAGTAGTCTGAGGGCGTACCTGGATCCTATGTTGGGGAGTGATTCAACGATGAAAAGCTGCTTTTCCCTCAGTGTGAGGGGCTTTTTATCAGTCCTTACACGCATGTCTGGTTTCTTTTCTTCCTGCTCCCTTATGGCTATTCTTTTTATCATTGCGGCTGTGTCTTCAGGGGACCTTGTTGGTATCATGGGTATTCCAAAGTCCACTGCAACGGCTGCAAGGGCCCCCCTTACAGCATCGGGGCCTATGAAACCTGAGTAGAGGTCTTCACCTTCGATTATTATAACTGGTTTTTTAAAACTTTTAACCATCTCACTGGCCTGCCTGTAGAGCCTTTTATCCATGATTGAGTTAAGGAAGTCCTGGGTGGTTTTTCTTTCTATGATCACATCATCGCTCACCTGGTAGTCACCCGCTGCAAGGGCCCTGAGTTCAAACTCCACCCCCATCCCCTTCAGTTCCCTGATGACCCTTGAATTCACCTCCCGGGAGTCGACGTATATGAATGGCCTTTCACGGGGTTCCTCCTTCACAGGAAGAGGGGCAACATCAATTTCCACCGAGCCCCCCCTGAGGCTCTTCTTCATCCTATTCTCCTTCCTCATGCTTGAATAGTAGTATGCCTCATCACGGGTTTTTTCTGTTATCAAGACCATCATCCGCCCTGATCTTTTCCGCCCTGTCCTTCCACGCCTCTGAATCATCCTTATCTCAGAGGGGACCGGTTCATACATTATGACGAGGTCCACCGAGGGTATGTCTATACCCTCCTCTGCCACGCTTGTTGAGAGAAGAACATCATGGTTACCCATACGGAAGGATTTGATTATCTCCCGCTGCTGTTTCTGTGTAAGGCCCTTCTCACCGCTTCTGCTGTTCTGGCCATAGAATTTAACCGCATTTATTTCTTCCCTGAGGCACCTCTGGTAGATCTCCTCAAGGGTGTCCCTGAACTGTGTGAAGACTATTATTCTTGATTCTGTGTTCCTGAGTTCTTCTTTAAGGATTTCCATGAGTTTATCAAGTTTCGGATGCTCTATTCCCGATGCAGAGGCCTTTCTTGTAAGGTACGCGGCCCTGGTAAAGTCCGGGTCCATGATAAGGCCCTTCGCAGCCTTCGTATTCTTCTTTCTGAGCCTTTCAATGTACCTCTGGAGGGGGTTTATGCCCTGGGTTTCAAGGAGTTCAACTGCATGTTCAACATTTATACAGGCTGCTATGAGTGAGATTGCCCTGTAACATGACTTTGGAGGGTTTGTTGAACGGGCGATTCTGTTCTGGACACGCCCCCTTGCCATGAGGAGGTCCTTTTTACCGGCGTTTATGCTGTCTATAACTCCAAGGTTCTTCAGGATCTTCATCCTGGATTTAAGGGCCCTTTTCAGGTGTTCTCTTATCTCCTCCAGTTCAGGGGTCATCTTCACCTTCACCCATTCAATCTTTACGGGTTTTATGTAGGGCCTTACGTCGGGATCATTCTCTGTTTTCACGCTAACATCCCTTATGAAGAGGTTTTCACAGACGTGTTTTATCTTATCCTCATCTGAACCTGGAGATGCGGTGAGTCCAAGTATGAGGGGGTTATTTGCATTCTGGATGTAATTTGATGCAAGGAATACGTAGGAGTAGGACCCAACCGCCCGGTGACATTCATCAAAAACAATTAGAGAAACATCCCTCAGATCGTATCTTCCACTCAGGATGTCTGATTCAACTGTCTGGGGTGTTGCGGTTATAACCTGAGATTCATTCCAGCGCTTAACCCTTTCCTCTGGTTTTATACTTCCTGTGATGGACGTGCAGCTTGCAAGGAGGAACTCCCTGAAGCTTTCCTCGTGCTGTATTGCGAGGGGCTTGCTGGGCGCAAGGACAAGAACCCTGGACCCTTTAAATTTCGTGAGCCTTTCAGCAGCCACAAGAACCGCAACGATTGTTTTACCCAGGGCTGTAGGGGCCACGATCATTGAATTGCCCTTTTTAAGCACACCGGCTGCCATTACCTGCTGGTAGGTCCTTGCCTCAATGGCCCCTGGTTTTATGAGGGGGTGTTCTATGTACCTTGCCATGATCTTTTCTTTGACCATCAATTTATTTAACTTGCTCGCCGGGAACTCAGGGCCCTGAATATGTGCTGATAAAATTTAGATAAATGAAAATGTTGTTAGAGGGATTTGAATCACATTACCTTCTTTTTCAATTATTTGGCTTCTTTTTGATACTAAAATTCCATAATTTGATTTATATCTCTTAATGGCTTTTTTTAACTGTCCCTTACTTTTTCTACCTACTCCAACCTCTACGGGAATTATTTCTCCGTCTGCTCTGCTTAAAAGGAAATCTACGCTTCCGGGATCTGCCGGATATAATATTCCATTTAATATACCCCTTTCTTTCATTTTGAAAAAAGAAGATGCAACTAGGTTTTCTGCTAATGGTCCCAGGAATTCATTTTTTTTCCGGAGCATATCTTCCAAGAATGAAATTCAAGCTTGCTTTTATTGATGGGGATAAGAAATAATATTTCCTTGGCTTTCTCTCTGCTTTACCTGCAGTTCCATAGGGATCTACGTGAAATATTAAATGGGTTTTTTTCAAGTATATCCAGGATATTGTTTACCAGTGATGAAGAAACATCCAGTTTACTTACTTTGAATTATCTAAAGATCTAATGTCTGTACTTCTGGGACTGCACAGTGAGAGATAATAAAAATTAAAGAATATGTGGTTTAAAACACTGAAGCAAGCCCCAGAATCGCAGCAACAGTCATCATGCTGAGATGGGCTGAATAGAGTGGAGCAGTCTGGAAATTGTCCTTAAGAGCAGGCATGAACTGTATGTAGGCTGATATGCCTGCAAGGACCTGAAGAGCCACTGCAATGTAGAGTATTCCACCACCCATCAGAATATTCAGGGCCGTTGCAATTATGGAGATCAGAAGCACACCAAAGTGCGGTGCCATTTTCATTCCCATGATACGGAATGTTATAAAGCCAGATGTAACTCCAGAAAGGAGAAATGCCAGAACAATAACCTGATATATCATTATATCACCTCTAAAAGTTCACCACAGCGTATCTGGGGTCACTGAGTAGTGTTATGAATGTTGCAGCACCTGCAATCTTGCATCCATCTTCAAGGGCGCTGTCATCAATACCCCTGAACTGGGCGCTCATCTCGCATACGTATATCTGGACACCCATATCAATCACTTCCCTCATGAGTTCATCGAGGCGCGGGAATGCCGGGTGCTTGACATTTGAGGCACCACCCTTCCTTGCAAGGCTGACACCGTCCATAAGGAGGAAGATTATGACTTCCTTGCCCATACTCCTGGCGGCCTTTGAGAATATGAATGTTGCATAGGCCCTTTCAGCGTTTGCTGTCCCGTTGCTCTGCACCACAAGGACCCTGTCTCTTCCGGTGATCTCAACCGGATCCTTTTTCTCTGTTTTTTCCAGTATTATGTAGTCATCTGATTTTTCAACAACCACTGCATTCATTTCAGCGGCTGAAACTTCAAGGTCATCCAGGGTGTCCCGGTTTCCTGATTTAACCTTTATCATCTGACCTTTTTTGAGTGATGAGAGTTTCTCACCCACAGTTATAACGGGGCCGGGACATGTTTCCCCGGTAACATCTATCTCTTCCATCTCTCCGGCTGTCATTGTAAGCACCAAACCATCCTCAACCTTCCTTGATGAAATATTCACACCGTATTTATCTGCCAGATCTCTGATTTCCCTTATATCCGCATCCAGGAGGATGTTGAGTTTTTCAGGTCCGTTCTTAAGGATGTTCTCTGTTATTACCGCTGCTGCGTATGGATTTATCCCCTTAAGACTGATCATACTTAACCCCATTCTTCAGCGAATTTTTTAAGGGCATCCACGATTCCCTCAAGTTCTGCTGCGGGTATCCCTATTATGAGTTCCTCTGGTTTAACACCCGCGTACTTCCTTGAACCGTTGCAGCCCAGGGTCATGTTGGGTATGCCCCTCTCCTTTACTGCTGCAACAGCATCTGCACAGAGGGACTGTATCCCTGAGTAGTCACCGGCCATTCTACCACCACGTGAATGAAGGTAGGCCTGGCTTAACCTGAGGGCCTGAGCTGGTTTTACTATGAAAACCACAGAGTCAGGCTCAAAGTCAGTATCTTCAAGGGGAGCGTAAAGTGATGCACGGTATTTCCCAGTCACCACGGGTATTGCCTCGACGGTTTCCTTCGCTGCCTCGGGGGTGCTGTAGTTCCCGAGTTTATGGTACATGCTTCCATCTGCAACGGGCCCTGGCAGGTCGCATATACCCATTACTCCAGCTCCCCCCTTGCACAGGTGCTCCTCACAGGTTGCATAGCCACTTACACCACCAAGCCTTGCA
The sequence above is drawn from the Methanothermobacter wolfeii genome and encodes:
- the cdc6-1 gene encoding ORC1-type DNA replication protein Cdc6-1 — protein: MNIFDEIGDKESVFKDKKFLDHRFLPDRLPHREEQIRSIAKYWVEALNGVTPPDVTIYGKTGTGKTAVAKFAMKQLKEASRDCDVNIRTEYIRCTDYTTEYQVIARLCQQLGRDVPYRGWTKAEIVNTFRNMFKKNAFGQDMILMVVLDEIDILLRNDGDGLLYTLTRTDNVSILSISNYVEFKKFIKPRVRSSLRDREIVFPPYGAQQLVDILEERSKLSFKEGALDDDVIPLCAALAAKEEGDARYALDLLRTAGEIADERESEIVQGDFVREAKDYIEHNKITDIVLTLPSQQQRVLEAILYLTKRKEEITSGRLYEVYKDISKGDSVSYRRIFDFINELEMLGLISTNTVSRGRGKGRTNIINLQCDTSLLEDSLWGV
- the pyrB gene encoding aspartate carbamoyltransferase translates to MFENVISIKDFSRKDIEVILREAEKMEPIAAGMESSDILSGKMLGMMFYEPSTRTRLSFETAMKRLGGDVVGFADTGAISAAKGESLADTARMLAGYSDAIVIRHNLEGAARYVYDTVDVPVINAGDGSGQHPTQTLLDLYTMNRFFGSISDLRVALVGDLKYGRTVHSLAYALAAFGAAMSFVSPPELRMPDDIIHDLQGGGLEVNETEKLEDVIDDVDVLYVTRIQRERFPDPEEYSRIRGAYRIDKPMVEERDLIVMHPLPRVDEISPDVDSLPQAMYFRQAFYGVPVRMALLKMLIKN
- a CDS encoding tRNA (adenine-N1)-methyltransferase; translation: MHLLMDERGKRYLIKPGSGFESDVGIISPEVIEESQPGQVIETHLGRKVLVLKPNLSDYFELMERKCSILLPKDLGLISAYTGLPKGSRALDAGTGAGTVAMYLANLVGESGHVTTYEVREDFAEVAERNIRNFGFRNIELKNRDIKDGMDEEDLDLVFLDLPKPWEIMEDVHESLLRGGWAVFYNPYIEQVKLIHRIGSKAGFGDIRTFETIEREIEVRKQGTRPRTRMVGHTGYLTFMRKMI
- a CDS encoding DEAD/DEAH box helicase, yielding MARYIEHPLIKPGAIEARTYQQVMAAGVLKKGNSMIVAPTALGKTIVAVLVAAERLTKFKGSRVLVLAPSKPLAIQHEESFREFLLASCTSITGSIKPEERVKRWNESQVITATPQTVESDILSGRYDLRDVSLIVFDECHRAVGSYSYVFLASNYIQNANNPLILGLTASPGSDEDKIKHVCENLFIRDVSVKTENDPDVRPYIKPVKIEWVKVKMTPELEEIREHLKRALKSRMKILKNLGVIDSINAGKKDLLMARGRVQNRIARSTNPPKSCYRAISLIAACINVEHAVELLETQGINPLQRYIERLRKKNTKAAKGLIMDPDFTRAAYLTRKASASGIEHPKLDKLMEILKEELRNTESRIIVFTQFRDTLEEIYQRCLREEINAVKFYGQNSRSGEKGLTQKQQREIIKSFRMGNHDVLLSTSVAEEGIDIPSVDLVIMYEPVPSEIRMIQRRGRTGRKRSGRMMVLITEKTRDEAYYYSSMRKENRMKKSLRGGSVEIDVAPLPVKEEPRERPFIYVDSREVNSRVIRELKGMGVEFELRALAAGDYQVSDDVIIERKTTQDFLNSIMDKRLYRQASEMVKSFKKPVIIIEGEDLYSGFIGPDAVRGALAAVAVDFGIPMIPTRSPEDTAAMIKRIAIREQEEKKPDMRVRTDKKPLTLREKQLFIVESLPNIGSRYALRLLRRFGSVMGVMNASEKELRKVEGIGKKRASEIREVLESEFRDD
- a CDS encoding DUF5400 family protein gives rise to the protein MGMKMAPHFGVLLISIIATALNILMGGGILYIAVALQVLAGISAYIQFMPALKDNFQTAPLYSAHLSMMTVAAILGLASVF
- a CDS encoding DsrE family protein, encoding MISLKGINPYAAAVITENILKNGPEKLNILLDADIREIRDLADKYGVNISSRKVEDGLVLTMTAGEMEEIDVTGETCPGPVITVGEKLSSLKKGQMIKVKSGNRDTLDDLEVSAAEMNAVVVEKSDDYIILEKTEKKDPVEITGRDRVLVVQSNGTANAERAYATFIFSKAARSMGKEVIIFLLMDGVSLARKGGASNVKHPAFPRLDELMREVIDMGVQIYVCEMSAQFRGIDDSALEDGCKIAGAATFITLLSDPRYAVVNF
- a CDS encoding DUF169 domain-containing protein; the protein is MDYKKISEDLKKLLGLEGSPVAVKLLKEEDEHRAMKLEKKRHCEFIQDARLGGVSGYATCEEHLCKGGAGVMGICDLPGPVADGSMYHKLGNYSTPEAAKETVEAIPVVTGKYRASLYAPLEDTDFEPDSVVFIVKPAQALRLSQAYLHSRGGRMAGDYSGIQSLCADAVAAVKERGIPNMTLGCNGSRKYAGVKPEELIIGIPAAELEGIVDALKKFAEEWG